The Chlorocebus sabaeus isolate Y175 chromosome 20, mChlSab1.0.hap1, whole genome shotgun sequence genomic sequence CAGCCCGGCTTATGCCTGTTGTCCCGGTGTAAGCATTGCTAGCACACCCTTTCCCTCTCAGAAATGCCCCAGTTTGAATGAAATCTCTTTGTGATTCCCCGTGGGAGGTCAACTCTGAGGGACCGAGAAACTGCCTTTTGACTGCATTTAGTACTCCATGGAGTCaccctcatttctttttcattccagGTGCATAGCGTAATGTCCATGTTGTTCTACACTCTGATCACAGCTTTTCTGATCGGCATACAGGCAGAACCACACTCAGAGAGCAATGTCCCTGCAGGACACACCATCCCCCAAGCCCACTGGACTAAACTTCAGCATTCCCTTGACACGGCCCTTCGCAGAGTCCGCAGCGCCCCGGCAGTGGCGATAGCTGCCCGAGTGGCAGGGCAGACCCGCAACATTACTGTGGACCCCAGGCTGTTTAAAAAGCGGCGACTCCGTTCACCCCGTGTGCTGTTTAGCACTCAGCCCCCACCtgaagctgcagacactcaggaTCTGGACTTTGAGGTCGGTGGTGCTGCCCCCTTCAACAGGACTCACAGGAGCAAGCGGTCATCGTCCCACCCCATCTTCCACAGGGGCGAGTTCTCGGTGTGTGACAGTGTCAGCGTGTGGGTTGGGGATAAGACCACCGCCACAGACATCAAGGGCAAGGAGGTGATGGTGTTGGGAGAGGTGAACATTAACAACAGTGTATTCAAACAGTACTTTTTTGAGACCAAGTGCCGGGACCCAAATCCCGTTGACAGCGGGTGCCGGGGCATTGACTCAAAGCATTGGAACTCATATTGTACCACGACTCACACCTTTGTCAAGGCGCTGACCATGGATGGCAAGCAGGCTGCCTGGCGATTTATCCGGATCGACacggcctgtgtgtgtg encodes the following:
- the NGF gene encoding beta-nerve growth factor, producing the protein MSMLFYTLITAFLIGIQAEPHSESNVPAGHTIPQAHWTKLQHSLDTALRRVRSAPAVAIAARVAGQTRNITVDPRLFKKRRLRSPRVLFSTQPPPEAADTQDLDFEVGGAAPFNRTHRSKRSSSHPIFHRGEFSVCDSVSVWVGDKTTATDIKGKEVMVLGEVNINNSVFKQYFFETKCRDPNPVDSGCRGIDSKHWNSYCTTTHTFVKALTMDGKQAAWRFIRIDTACVCVLSRKAVRRA